A section of the Bacillus pumilus genome encodes:
- the thrB gene encoding homoserine kinase: protein MSKASMLFSITVPGSTANLGPGFDSVGMALSRYLKLSVFDHDSWLFEAESDVVSGIPPGTDNLIYQTAKKVADHFGKTLPPVYVKVWSDIPLARGLGSSAAAIVAAIELANQLLELNMTDDQKLFFASEVEGHPDNAGASLFGGLLIGLHEEDKTHAVKVKHVDIDVVVVIPFYEVLTKDARDVLPEDFSYKHAVSASAVSNVLVAALMTQNWPLVGEMMNKDLFHQPYRTMLVPELSKVEHVASLKGAYGTALSGAGPTILTLIEKGKGEGLKKQLAQNFPHCEVDLLTVPVEGVVVEHDPVNQVKNVL, encoded by the coding sequence ATGAGTAAAGCCTCCATGCTTTTTTCAATCACAGTACCGGGAAGCACTGCCAATTTAGGACCAGGCTTTGATTCAGTTGGAATGGCGCTCAGCCGTTATTTAAAGCTATCGGTCTTTGACCATGATAGTTGGCTGTTTGAAGCAGAATCAGATGTCGTGTCTGGGATTCCACCCGGCACCGACAACCTCATTTATCAAACAGCCAAAAAGGTCGCAGATCACTTTGGAAAAACACTCCCGCCTGTTTATGTCAAAGTGTGGAGTGATATTCCATTGGCACGGGGGCTGGGCAGCAGTGCGGCTGCCATTGTGGCAGCCATTGAGCTAGCCAACCAGCTTCTCGAATTAAATATGACGGATGATCAAAAGCTCTTTTTTGCAAGTGAGGTAGAAGGTCATCCAGATAATGCGGGTGCTTCTTTATTTGGCGGTTTACTGATTGGTCTTCATGAAGAAGACAAGACACATGCCGTCAAAGTGAAACATGTGGATATAGATGTTGTTGTCGTGATTCCTTTTTATGAAGTGCTGACAAAGGATGCCCGTGATGTCCTGCCGGAGGATTTTTCCTATAAACATGCTGTTAGTGCGAGTGCTGTGAGCAATGTGCTTGTTGCCGCCTTAATGACGCAAAACTGGCCGCTTGTTGGAGAAATGATGAATAAGGATTTATTTCATCAGCCTTATCGTACAATGCTCGTTCCAGAGCTGTCGAAGGTAGAGCATGTCGCTTCGCTAAAAGGAGCGTATGGAACGGCATTAAGCGGTGCTGGTCCGACAATCTTAACCTTAATTGAAAAAGGGAAGGGAGAAGGGCTGAAAAAGCAGCTTGCCCAAAACTTCCCACATTGCGAAGTAGATCTGTTGACGGTACCAGTAGAAGGTGTTGTCGTGGAGCATGATCCTGTCAATCAAGTAAAGAACGTGCTATAA
- the thrC gene encoding threonine synthase, translated as MKWNGLIEEFQEFLPVNESTPKLTLNEGNTPLIHLSKLSEKLGIELHVKTEGVNPTGSFKDRGMVMAVAKAKEEGNDTVMCASTGNTSAAAAAYAARADMKCIVIIPDGKIAFGKLAQAVMYGAEIIAIDGNFDDALKIVRSICEKSPIALVNSVNPYRIEGQKTAAFEICEQLGSAPDVLAIPVGNAGNITAYWKGFKEYHEKKGTGLPVMRGFEAEGAAAIVRNEVIEQPETVATAIRIGNPASWKQAVAAADESNGKIDEVTDEEILHAYQLIAREEGVFAEPGSCASIAGVLNQVKSGEIKRGSKVVAVLTGNGLKDPNTAIDISQIKPVTLDADEDQILEHLEKAARV; from the coding sequence ATGAAGTGGAATGGACTTATTGAAGAATTTCAAGAATTCTTACCAGTAAACGAATCAACACCAAAACTAACATTAAATGAAGGGAATACACCGCTGATCCACCTCTCCAAGCTTTCGGAAAAGCTAGGGATTGAGCTTCATGTGAAAACAGAAGGCGTCAATCCAACAGGCTCTTTTAAGGATCGCGGGATGGTCATGGCTGTTGCAAAGGCAAAAGAAGAGGGCAATGATACGGTCATGTGTGCTTCGACAGGGAATACTTCTGCAGCGGCAGCCGCTTATGCAGCCCGTGCTGATATGAAATGTATCGTCATCATTCCAGACGGAAAAATTGCCTTCGGTAAGCTCGCGCAGGCGGTGATGTATGGAGCAGAGATCATTGCGATTGACGGAAACTTTGATGATGCACTGAAAATCGTTCGCAGCATCTGTGAAAAATCGCCGATTGCCCTTGTGAACTCTGTCAATCCATACCGAATTGAAGGACAAAAGACGGCGGCATTTGAAATCTGTGAGCAGCTAGGCTCGGCTCCTGACGTACTGGCGATTCCTGTTGGAAATGCAGGGAATATCACTGCCTACTGGAAAGGCTTCAAGGAATATCATGAGAAAAAAGGAACGGGACTGCCTGTTATGCGCGGCTTTGAAGCAGAAGGCGCAGCAGCGATCGTACGAAACGAAGTGATTGAACAGCCAGAAACAGTGGCAACTGCCATCCGTATCGGAAATCCTGCAAGCTGGAAACAAGCTGTGGCAGCGGCAGATGAATCAAACGGAAAGATTGATGAAGTGACAGACGAAGAAATTCTTCATGCATATCAATTGATTGCTCGTGAAGAAGGCGTGTTTGCAGAGCCAGGCTCATGTGCGTCTATCGCAGGTGTTCTAAATCAAGTGAAATCCGGAGAGATCAAGCGAGGCAGTAAAGTTGTGGCGGTATTAACAGGCAATGGATTGAAAGATCCAAATACAGCCATTGATATTTCACAAATCAAACCGGTTACACTCGATGCAGATGAAGATCAAATTCTTGAACACTTGGAAAAGGCTGCGCGCGTATGA
- a CDS encoding homoserine dehydrogenase, whose amino-acid sequence MKAIRVGLLGLGTVGSGVVKIIQDHQDKLMHQIGCPVLIQKVLVSNPDKKRDVDVAREVFTTEVYDVIRDPEVDVIIEVMGGIEETKQYLIDALNEKKHVITANKDLMALYGTELLHVAKENGCDLYYEASVAGGIPILRTLEEGLASDRITKMMGIVNGTTNFILTKMNVDKSAYEDVLKEAQDLGFAESDPTADVEGLDAARKMAILARLGFSMNVELEDVKVRGISDVSDEDINFSKRFGYTMKLIGIAQRDGEKVEVSVQPTLLPDHHPLSSVNNEFNAVYVYGSAVGETMFYGPGAGSLPTATAVVSDLVAVMKNMRLGVNGSGFIAPQFEKKIKSPSEVFAQQFLRIHVRDQVGAFSRITSIFSERGISFEKILQLPVKGHDELAEIVIITHRTSEEDFSNILQKLNDLDVVVQVKSTYRVEGNGLS is encoded by the coding sequence GTGAAGGCAATTCGAGTTGGACTATTAGGATTAGGAACAGTGGGAAGTGGTGTCGTCAAGATTATCCAAGATCATCAGGATAAATTAATGCACCAAATCGGCTGTCCGGTATTAATACAAAAAGTGCTTGTGAGCAATCCCGATAAAAAGAGAGATGTGGATGTGGCAAGAGAGGTCTTCACAACTGAAGTATACGATGTGATTAGAGATCCAGAAGTCGACGTCATTATTGAAGTGATGGGCGGCATTGAAGAGACAAAACAATATTTAATAGATGCATTAAATGAGAAAAAGCATGTCATTACCGCCAATAAAGATTTAATGGCACTTTATGGAACAGAGCTTTTACATGTGGCGAAAGAAAATGGCTGTGATCTTTATTATGAAGCAAGTGTTGCCGGAGGAATTCCGATTCTGCGTACTTTGGAGGAAGGATTAGCCTCTGACCGAATTACGAAGATGATGGGAATTGTGAACGGCACAACGAATTTTATTTTAACAAAAATGAACGTCGATAAAAGCGCATATGAAGATGTCTTAAAAGAAGCACAGGATCTTGGCTTTGCAGAATCAGATCCAACAGCTGATGTAGAAGGACTAGATGCAGCAAGGAAAATGGCGATTCTTGCAAGACTCGGATTTTCCATGAATGTGGAATTAGAGGATGTAAAGGTGAGAGGCATCTCTGACGTTTCTGATGAAGATATTAATTTCAGTAAACGATTCGGCTACACAATGAAGCTAATCGGAATTGCCCAGCGAGACGGAGAAAAAGTAGAAGTCAGTGTCCAGCCCACTTTACTTCCTGATCACCATCCGCTTTCATCGGTCAACAATGAATTCAATGCGGTGTATGTCTATGGAAGTGCTGTGGGAGAAACGATGTTTTATGGACCTGGAGCTGGAAGTCTGCCAACGGCAACCGCTGTTGTATCAGACTTAGTCGCAGTCATGAAAAACATGCGCCTTGGCGTGAACGGAAGTGGATTTATTGCACCGCAGTTTGAGAAAAAGATCAAATCACCATCGGAAGTATTTGCTCAGCAATTTTTAAGAATTCATGTGAGAGATCAAGTTGGAGCATTTTCCCGCATTACATCTATTTTTTCTGAAAGAGGTATCAGCTTTGAAAAGATCCTTCAGCTTCCTGTGAAAGGGCATGATGAGCTGGCTGAAATTGTGATTATTACGCACCGGACCTCAGAAGAAGATTTCTCAAATATCCTGCAAAAATTAAACGATCTCGACGTGGTGGTTCAAGTGAAGAGCACGTACCGAGTAGAAGGGAACGGTTTAAGCTGA
- a CDS encoding 2-hydroxyacid dehydrogenase, giving the protein MTKPYVYITRKLDEASLTPLKEVAHIEMWPSEDEPCPREELEKQAAKADALLTMLSDQVDEALLSKAPHVKVIANLAVGYDNIDVEAAKKQNITICHTPDVLTESTADLAFALLMASARRIVEASDWVKDGNWTGWGPLLLAGADVHHKTLGIVGMGSIGTALAKRAAGFDMKVLYHNRSRKPEAEAQLGVTYAAFEDLLTQSDFIVCLTPLTPETKDMFNEKAFDLMKNSAYFINVSRGQTVDEDALYEAVTTGKIAGAGLDVFREEPVSPSHLLTTLPNVTVLPHIGSASVETRKTMMRLCADNIALVLQGQQAKTPVRSLYQAP; this is encoded by the coding sequence TTGACGAAACCTTATGTCTATATCACAAGAAAGCTGGATGAAGCATCACTTACACCACTAAAAGAAGTCGCTCATATCGAGATGTGGCCGAGCGAGGATGAGCCATGTCCACGGGAAGAATTAGAGAAACAAGCAGCGAAAGCGGATGCGCTTCTCACCATGCTGTCAGATCAAGTAGATGAAGCCCTTTTATCAAAGGCTCCACATGTTAAGGTGATCGCAAACCTTGCTGTGGGTTATGACAATATTGATGTTGAAGCGGCTAAAAAGCAAAATATCACCATTTGTCATACGCCTGATGTACTAACAGAATCCACGGCTGATTTAGCCTTTGCCCTTCTGATGGCTTCAGCGAGACGGATTGTCGAGGCGAGTGATTGGGTGAAGGACGGAAATTGGACAGGCTGGGGACCGCTTCTTCTTGCAGGAGCTGATGTTCACCACAAAACCCTCGGAATTGTCGGCATGGGCAGCATCGGAACAGCGCTTGCCAAGCGGGCAGCAGGCTTTGACATGAAGGTGCTGTATCATAACCGGTCAAGAAAGCCGGAGGCAGAAGCGCAGCTCGGCGTGACCTATGCGGCTTTTGAGGACTTGCTCACGCAGTCTGATTTCATCGTCTGCCTGACGCCGTTAACCCCGGAAACGAAAGACATGTTTAATGAAAAGGCATTTGATCTGATGAAGAACTCTGCTTATTTTATAAACGTATCAAGAGGACAAACTGTGGATGAGGATGCTTTATATGAGGCAGTTACGACAGGAAAAATTGCCGGCGCTGGTCTGGATGTATTTAGGGAGGAGCCTGTCAGCCCATCTCATCTGTTAACAACATTACCTAACGTTACGGTTCTCCCTCATATTGGAAGTGCGAGTGTCGAAACGAGAAAAACGATGATGCGTTTATGTGCAGATAATATTGCGCTTGTCCTACAAGGTCAGCAAGCCAAAACTCCGGTTCGCTCATTATATCAGGCTCCCTGA
- the yutH gene encoding spore coat putative kinase YutH, whose protein sequence is MNAGENMKETIYHTFGIDVRQLMPYGSYQSFQTSEALFIIVPVSHLREEELTELFHISQYLLNAGDPYVAVFELTNEEKPTFTHGKELYALLKAAPPISSRSFQQASELATFHVRGRGFPYEVSETKRVGAWKELWAKRLDQLEGFWMQQMHQKPLERFEKKFIESFPYYLGLTENAIQYLVDTELDDEPKECDSGTVCHQRFSRRTWPLEQPLRLPVDWVFDHPTRDIAEYLRETFVQHKEDLIEEGFSFLQQYEQVTPLSSFSKRLLYSRLLFPLHYFEIVEGYYMSGETEKSYYEERLDYVLNDANRYEYFLKVFQEMSAMRSGGSLIPPVGWITGPLI, encoded by the coding sequence ATGAACGCAGGTGAAAACATGAAAGAAACCATTTATCACACATTTGGTATTGATGTGCGTCAACTTATGCCATACGGCAGTTATCAGAGCTTTCAAACGTCGGAGGCTCTCTTTATCATTGTTCCTGTGTCTCATTTGCGAGAAGAAGAACTCACAGAGCTGTTTCATATCAGTCAGTATTTACTGAATGCCGGAGACCCATACGTCGCTGTGTTTGAATTAACAAATGAAGAGAAACCCACCTTTACTCATGGAAAGGAGCTGTATGCTTTATTAAAGGCAGCCCCGCCGATATCAAGCCGCTCGTTTCAACAGGCGTCAGAGCTGGCGACCTTTCATGTCAGGGGAAGAGGATTTCCATATGAGGTGTCTGAAACAAAACGTGTGGGAGCTTGGAAGGAATTATGGGCAAAACGGTTAGATCAGCTTGAAGGTTTTTGGATGCAGCAAATGCACCAAAAACCACTAGAACGGTTTGAAAAAAAATTCATCGAATCCTTTCCGTACTATCTTGGATTAACAGAAAACGCCATTCAATATTTAGTGGATACTGAGCTGGATGATGAACCGAAAGAATGTGACTCAGGCACTGTCTGCCACCAGCGTTTTTCGCGGAGAACATGGCCGCTTGAGCAGCCGCTGCGTTTACCTGTAGATTGGGTCTTTGATCATCCAACTCGGGATATCGCCGAATACTTAAGAGAAACCTTTGTCCAGCATAAGGAAGATTTAATTGAAGAGGGCTTTTCCTTTCTTCAGCAATATGAGCAGGTGACACCACTATCTTCTTTTTCTAAGCGTTTGTTATACAGTCGCTTGTTGTTTCCGCTTCATTATTTTGAAATTGTGGAAGGTTACTATATGTCGGGAGAAACTGAAAAATCATATTATGAAGAACGGCTAGATTACGTCTTAAATGATGCGAATCGCTATGAATACTTTCTAAAGGTCTTTCAAGAAATGAGCGCCATGCGAAGCGGCGGGAGCCTTATTCCACCTGTTGGCTGGATCACAGGTCCACTGATTTGA
- a CDS encoding phosphatidylglycerophosphatase A → MPHHHEMNEVEKTARRRLQERGVSIQDIADLVYFLQEKYHPGLDMTECIHNVERVIAKREVQNAILTGIELDVLAEQKKLTEPLQSILETDESLYGVDEILSFAIVNIYGSIGFTNYGYIDKEKPGILGRLNDKSTGECHTFLDDIVGAIAAAASSRLAHSVRNVE, encoded by the coding sequence ATGCCGCATCATCACGAGATGAACGAAGTAGAAAAAACAGCAAGACGCCGTTTACAAGAACGAGGCGTATCCATTCAAGATATAGCAGACCTTGTCTACTTTTTACAGGAAAAATATCATCCTGGCTTAGACATGACAGAATGCATCCACAATGTGGAGCGTGTCATCGCAAAACGAGAAGTCCAAAATGCGATATTAACAGGCATTGAACTAGACGTACTAGCCGAGCAAAAAAAACTGACCGAGCCGCTTCAGTCTATTCTAGAAACAGACGAAAGCCTGTACGGTGTTGATGAAATTTTATCGTTTGCTATCGTTAATATTTATGGTTCGATCGGCTTTACGAATTACGGATATATCGATAAAGAAAAACCAGGAATTCTCGGGAGACTCAACGATAAATCCACAGGAGAATGCCACACCTTTTTAGATGACATTGTCGGCGCCATTGCGGCAGCAGCATCAAGCAGGTTGGCACATAGTGTGAGAAATGTGGAATAA
- a CDS encoding TIGR01457 family HAD-type hydrolase: MMKYKGYLIDLDGTMYKGTEKIEEAGQFVQKLNELNIPYLFVTNNSSRTPKQVAEKLVSFDIPATEEQVFTTSMATANYIAEQKKDASVYVIGEEGIKQAIEEKGLTFGQEDADFVVVGIDRCMTYEKFAVGAIAIRQGAQFVSTNGDIAIPTERGLLPGNGSLTSVLTVTTTVQPTFIGKPESIIMEQAMRVLGTDVSETLMVGDNYDTDIMAGMNAGMDTLLVHTGVTTKELLQNYDKQPTYVIDSLSEWIERLS, from the coding sequence ATCATGAAATACAAAGGCTACTTAATTGATTTAGACGGAACAATGTATAAAGGAACAGAAAAGATCGAGGAAGCAGGTCAATTTGTTCAAAAGTTAAACGAACTAAATATTCCCTACTTGTTTGTCACGAATAACTCGTCACGCACGCCAAAGCAGGTAGCGGAAAAACTGGTTTCATTCGATATCCCAGCAACTGAAGAACAAGTCTTTACAACAAGTATGGCAACAGCCAATTATATTGCTGAACAAAAGAAAGACGCGTCTGTTTACGTCATCGGTGAAGAAGGAATCAAGCAGGCCATTGAAGAAAAAGGGCTGACATTTGGTCAGGAGGATGCTGATTTCGTTGTGGTTGGAATTGATCGATGCATGACATATGAAAAATTCGCAGTAGGTGCGATTGCTATCCGTCAAGGCGCACAATTTGTCTCAACAAATGGAGACATTGCCATTCCAACAGAAAGAGGGCTTCTGCCAGGTAACGGCTCATTAACATCTGTATTGACCGTCACCACGACAGTCCAGCCAACATTTATCGGAAAGCCAGAATCCATCATCATGGAACAAGCCATGCGGGTGCTCGGGACCGATGTGTCTGAGACGCTCATGGTAGGTGATAACTATGATACGGATATTATGGCAGGAATGAATGCAGGAATGGACACATTGCTTGTTCATACAGGCGTGACAACAAAAGAGCTGCTTCAGAACTATGATAAACAGCCAACCTATGTCATTGATTCATTATCTGAGTGGATTGAACGATTATCATAA
- a CDS encoding DUF86 domain-containing protein, giving the protein MYFVDRKKIEETLRFFEEQYELMQSHQTWTSPLEKKALERIVHLLVECILDTGNDMIDGFIMRDPGSYDDIMDILVDEKVVPEEEGSQLKKLVSCRKTLVQQYQEVDHHDLLQVISEVEHALQVFPNRIRTYLEQELGPVSAFK; this is encoded by the coding sequence ATGTATTTCGTAGACAGAAAAAAAATTGAAGAGACATTACGTTTTTTCGAGGAGCAATATGAGTTGATGCAGAGCCATCAAACATGGACAAGTCCACTAGAGAAAAAAGCGCTGGAACGAATTGTTCATTTGCTCGTCGAATGTATTCTTGATACGGGAAATGACATGATTGATGGCTTTATTATGCGTGATCCAGGAAGCTATGATGACATCATGGATATTCTTGTTGATGAAAAGGTTGTACCCGAAGAGGAAGGCAGTCAGCTGAAAAAGCTTGTCTCGTGCCGCAAAACACTTGTACAGCAATACCAAGAAGTGGATCATCACGACTTGCTGCAGGTGATTAGCGAGGTTGAGCATGCGCTACAGGTTTTCCCAAACCGCATCCGTACCTACTTAGAGCAGGAGCTTGGCCCAGTATCAGCGTTTAAATAA
- a CDS encoding YutD family protein, whose protein sequence is MIVIQNATFDLVRDIKDGFDEEAFKARYSDILNKYDYIVGDWGYNQLRLKGFFDDQNQKATFDTKISTLDEYIYEYCNFGCAYFVLKRIRK, encoded by the coding sequence ATGATCGTCATTCAGAATGCTACTTTTGATCTTGTAAGAGACATTAAAGACGGTTTTGATGAAGAAGCGTTTAAAGCAAGGTACTCAGATATCTTAAATAAGTATGATTATATTGTGGGGGACTGGGGCTACAATCAGCTGAGATTGAAGGGGTTCTTTGATGACCAAAACCAAAAGGCCACATTTGATACAAAAATCAGCACACTCGATGAATACATTTATGAATACTGTAATTTTGGCTGTGCCTATTTTGTCTTAAAACGAATCAGAAAATAA
- a CDS encoding YhcN/YlaJ family sporulation lipoprotein: MKKQLTAAILLSMLLGGCGFQSGMNRQVDEDSSSKTIRLSDRHEGNNSNMPDADTNRAGYVRYQRQQVTDQKERTPALNREHLAHVITSLTVQLPNIKDAATLVTDEDALIVYRTGNKNRDESADQVKKTAVSVLPRYYHVYVSDNPEHFQSIANFSRLQTNSRDFDQILTKTIQQMKYSPQGGDISTKEDANGMTNSDRTMRRNAPYGQN, translated from the coding sequence ATGAAGAAACAACTGACAGCCGCAATTCTCCTCAGCATGCTTTTAGGCGGGTGCGGCTTTCAATCAGGTATGAACCGGCAAGTGGATGAAGATTCTTCAAGTAAAACCATCCGACTGTCGGATCGTCATGAAGGAAATAATTCCAACATGCCAGATGCAGACACAAACAGAGCAGGGTATGTTCGTTATCAGCGCCAGCAAGTAACGGATCAGAAAGAAAGAACACCTGCTTTAAATCGCGAGCATCTTGCCCATGTCATTACAAGTTTAACTGTGCAACTGCCAAACATCAAAGATGCAGCCACACTTGTGACAGATGAGGATGCACTGATTGTGTATCGAACAGGAAACAAAAACCGGGATGAATCTGCCGATCAAGTAAAGAAAACGGCGGTTTCTGTTCTCCCTCGTTATTATCATGTATACGTCTCTGATAATCCAGAGCACTTTCAATCCATTGCCAATTTTTCACGTCTTCAAACCAATTCACGTGATTTTGATCAAATCTTAACGAAAACCATACAACAAATGAAATATTCCCCTCAAGGTGGAGATATTTCTACGAAAGAAGATGCAAACGGGATGACAAATTCCGATCGTACCATGAGAAGAAACGCCCCTTACGGCCAAAATTAA
- the lipA gene encoding lipoyl synthase: protein MAKKEEHVRKPDWLKIKLNTNENYTGLKKMMRENNLNTVCEEAKCPNIHECWAVRRTATFMILGSVCTRACRFCAVKTGLPTELDLQEPERVADSVALMNLKHAVITAVARDDQKDGGAGVFAETVRAIRRKSPFTTIEVLPSDMGGNYDNLKTLMDTRPDILNHNIETVRRLTPRVRARATYDRSLEFLRRAKEMQPDIPTKSSIMIGLGETKEEIIEVMDDLLANNVDIMAIGQYLQPSKKHLKVQKYYHPDEFAELKEIAMSKGFSHCEAGPLVRSSYHADEQVNEASKKRQAQA, encoded by the coding sequence TTGGCAAAGAAGGAAGAGCACGTAAGAAAACCGGACTGGCTTAAAATTAAGCTGAATACGAATGAAAACTATACCGGTTTGAAAAAAATGATGCGGGAAAACAACCTGAATACCGTTTGTGAGGAAGCAAAATGTCCGAATATTCATGAATGCTGGGCAGTGAGAAGAACCGCGACATTTATGATTCTTGGATCTGTTTGTACGCGCGCATGCCGTTTCTGTGCGGTGAAAACTGGACTTCCAACTGAGCTTGACCTGCAAGAGCCAGAACGTGTGGCAGATTCAGTTGCGTTAATGAACTTAAAACATGCTGTGATAACAGCGGTTGCAAGGGATGACCAAAAGGATGGCGGAGCAGGTGTGTTTGCTGAAACCGTTCGTGCCATTAGAAGAAAAAGCCCATTTACGACAATTGAAGTTCTCCCTTCAGATATGGGCGGTAATTACGATAACTTGAAGACGTTAATGGACACACGTCCTGACATTTTAAATCACAATATTGAAACCGTTCGTAGATTAACGCCAAGGGTTCGTGCGCGTGCTACATATGATCGTTCATTAGAATTCTTGCGCCGTGCAAAAGAAATGCAGCCTGACATTCCAACGAAATCAAGCATTATGATTGGACTCGGCGAAACGAAGGAAGAAATCATTGAAGTGATGGATGATCTTCTTGCTAACAACGTCGATATTATGGCGATTGGTCAGTATTTACAGCCTTCGAAAAAACATCTAAAAGTGCAAAAATACTATCATCCGGATGAGTTTGCAGAGCTGAAAGAAATTGCGATGTCAAAAGGCTTTAGCCATTGTGAAGCTGGACCGCTTGTGCGCTCTTCCTACCATGCAGATGAACAAGTAAACGAAGCGTCTAAAAAGCGTCAGGCGCAAGCATAA
- a CDS encoding M23 family metallopeptidase yields the protein MLPLPVHAQGAAKQPDVLKQRMALYEKVAITTQVPWYVLAAVDQYEHNIRKSRRDLPKQKGVIGIYIPREMWIGPENPNKQDTSPLSIKVFDGIGLDGNGDGKASSDDDEDVLFTFAQYLLHYGNSIDQLKIALWDYYGRDQTVGIISSFMKLYQHYGHLDLGKHAFPLPVGADYSYRSTWGDARGFGGRRIHEGTDLFAHYGLPVRATSYGVIEMKGWNRFGGWRIGIRDIHNHYHYFAHLNGFAKGLKTGQIVEPGQVIGSVGSSGYGPPGTAGKFPPHLHYGMYKDNGRTEWSFDPYPHLRAWERAERKRH from the coding sequence ATGCTTCCTTTACCTGTTCATGCACAAGGGGCAGCCAAGCAGCCAGATGTACTAAAGCAGCGAATGGCACTATACGAAAAAGTCGCCATCACGACACAAGTTCCATGGTATGTACTTGCTGCGGTTGATCAGTATGAGCACAATATTCGAAAAAGCAGAAGAGATTTACCGAAACAAAAAGGCGTCATTGGCATCTACATTCCCCGGGAAATGTGGATCGGTCCTGAAAACCCGAATAAGCAGGATACCTCTCCTTTAAGCATTAAAGTGTTTGATGGAATTGGACTTGATGGAAACGGGGATGGAAAAGCAAGCAGCGATGACGATGAGGATGTATTATTCACGTTTGCTCAATACTTGCTTCATTACGGCAACAGCATTGATCAATTAAAAATTGCTTTATGGGACTATTATGGACGAGATCAAACCGTTGGAATCATTTCATCTTTTATGAAGCTATATCAGCACTATGGCCATCTTGACCTCGGAAAGCACGCTTTCCCTCTTCCGGTTGGAGCTGACTACAGCTACCGGAGTACATGGGGAGATGCAAGAGGATTTGGAGGCAGGAGAATTCATGAGGGTACAGATTTATTTGCCCATTATGGACTTCCCGTTCGTGCGACATCGTATGGTGTGATTGAAATGAAAGGCTGGAACCGCTTTGGCGGCTGGCGGATTGGTATTCGAGATATTCATAACCATTATCATTACTTCGCTCATTTAAATGGCTTTGCAAAAGGACTCAAAACAGGTCAAATTGTTGAACCTGGACAGGTCATTGGATCTGTCGGTAGCTCCGGTTATGGCCCCCCAGGCACAGCAGGAAAATTTCCGCCGCATCTTCACTATGGGATGTATAAAGACAACGGCAGAACTGAATGGTCTTTTGATCCGTACCCTCATTTAAGGGCATGGGAGAGAGCTGAGCGGAAACGGCATTAA
- the yunB gene encoding sporulation protein YunB, whose product MRMNRRYRPYKKGPLPFRYVMLLAILFFVLSTVISLFFINRSIKPTLIHIAELETERIANHLIQYSVQDFAEDQENMKDMVVMNTSENGKVTTIDFNAQATSKAMADLSRHLQKNLEDIEKGNFQKEAKEALKDQTDGHDGIIYNIPLGQASGNALIANLGPKVPVRFSVIGDPHTDVEKNIKPYGINNALIDISVLIEVKVRVIIPFASETIVVKNSVPVSIQAVQGDVPDYYNGSGTNSGAPPIVLPEKKGKKE is encoded by the coding sequence TTGAGAATGAACCGCCGCTATCGCCCCTATAAAAAGGGCCCTTTGCCATTTCGATACGTCATGCTGCTTGCGATCTTATTCTTTGTGCTCTCAACCGTCATCAGTCTATTTTTTATTAACCGTTCCATTAAACCAACCCTTATTCATATTGCTGAACTAGAAACAGAGCGTATCGCCAATCATCTGATTCAATATTCCGTCCAAGACTTTGCAGAAGATCAGGAGAATATGAAGGATATGGTGGTCATGAATACAAGTGAGAACGGAAAAGTAACGACTATCGATTTTAATGCGCAAGCAACATCGAAAGCAATGGCTGACCTGTCACGTCATCTTCAAAAAAATTTAGAGGACATTGAAAAGGGGAACTTTCAAAAAGAGGCAAAAGAAGCATTAAAGGATCAAACAGATGGACATGACGGCATTATATATAACATTCCGCTTGGGCAAGCATCCGGAAATGCACTTATCGCTAATCTAGGACCAAAAGTGCCTGTCCGCTTCAGTGTCATTGGTGACCCGCATACGGACGTTGAAAAAAACATTAAGCCTTATGGTATCAATAATGCCTTGATTGATATTAGTGTTCTAATCGAGGTCAAGGTGAGGGTCATCATCCCGTTTGCATCTGAAACAATCGTGGTCAAAAATTCAGTTCCCGTCTCTATTCAAGCCGTTCAAGGAGACGTACCAGATTATTACAATGGGAGCGGAACGAACTCAGGCGCTCCACCGATTGTTCTCCCAGAGAAAAAGGGGAAGAAAGAATAA